Proteins found in one Microbacterium sp. SSM24 genomic segment:
- a CDS encoding fumarylacetoacetate hydrolase family protein — MRIARWAVGGTVSEGFVVGENVIPFPERRTVADVLASGLEAAHGLHDAVAGGLRPDDAHVALAAVRLLAPLVPATIRDFVAFEEHVEGVSAAVDGKSEVVPEWYQAPTFYFTNPHTVIGTEDELSPPACERLDFELELAAVIGAGPSSTGANLRSNEADAHIFGYTIMNDWSARDIQSREMKVRLGPAKGKDFGTTLGPWIVTADELAPYVDPEGFLAVRAEVYVNGTLVGEDLVSNMGWTFAELVAYASRNSRVVPGDVLGSGTVGNGGCLAELWGRRGILEPRPLQRGDVVRMVVEGIGEIVNTVGEAVAASPVRAARKTSRARMR, encoded by the coding sequence ATGAGGATCGCGCGCTGGGCCGTCGGCGGCACCGTCAGCGAAGGCTTCGTCGTGGGCGAGAACGTCATTCCATTTCCCGAGAGGCGGACGGTGGCGGATGTGCTCGCGAGCGGACTCGAGGCCGCCCACGGCCTTCATGACGCGGTGGCGGGGGGCCTCCGTCCTGACGATGCCCATGTCGCGTTGGCCGCAGTGCGGCTGCTCGCTCCACTCGTCCCGGCCACCATTCGCGACTTCGTCGCCTTCGAGGAGCACGTCGAGGGGGTGAGCGCCGCGGTCGACGGCAAGAGCGAGGTCGTGCCCGAGTGGTATCAAGCGCCGACGTTCTATTTCACCAACCCGCACACCGTCATCGGCACTGAGGACGAGCTCTCGCCGCCGGCGTGTGAGCGACTGGACTTCGAGCTCGAACTCGCCGCCGTCATCGGCGCGGGGCCGTCTTCGACCGGGGCGAACCTGCGTTCGAATGAGGCCGACGCCCACATCTTCGGCTATACGATCATGAACGACTGGTCGGCGCGCGACATCCAGTCCCGTGAGATGAAGGTCAGACTCGGTCCGGCGAAGGGCAAGGACTTCGGAACCACGCTCGGACCGTGGATCGTGACGGCGGACGAGCTGGCGCCCTACGTCGACCCCGAAGGATTCCTCGCCGTGCGCGCCGAGGTGTATGTGAACGGCACGCTCGTGGGCGAGGATCTGGTCTCGAACATGGGCTGGACGTTCGCCGAGCTGGTCGCGTACGCCTCGCGCAACTCCCGCGTCGTTCCCGGCGATGTTCTGGGATCGGGGACCGTCGGCAACGGCGGATGCCTCGCCGAGCTGTGGGGTCGGCGCGGGATCCTCGAGCCCCGGCCATTGCAGAGAGGTGACGTCGTGCGAATGGTCGTCGAAGGAATCGGCGAGATCGTCAACACGGTCGGGGAGGCCGTCGCGGCATCGCCCGTGCGCGCCGCGCGAAAGACGTCTCGCGCGCGGATGCGCTGA
- a CDS encoding amidohydrolase family protein, whose product MSSTGERMPVTDVHAHLLLPELHAEIERRDPEGVAAAAALELRRNGTESLQVSGPMVGARIPRLTDVDVRLAAMDAQGVDRQWVSVSPNHFYPWASEQLAVWIAQETNRLVAEHVGKSADRLTGLGVVPLQHPARILECVDDAVLGRGLAGVEISSFAGDVELSDPRLEPFWSRVEELGAIVFLHPFGCSLDERLDRFYLANTVGQPVENAVALSHLIFSGVLDRHPRLKLVVAHGGGYLPTAIGRSDHAWRVRSDARHCDHEPSSYLRRIWFDTVVHDSRALRTLVEVAGADRIVLGSDFPFDMGLEDPVAAIDRAGLPDEVALAVLSLNAAGLLESRVRA is encoded by the coding sequence ATGAGCTCGACCGGAGAGCGGATGCCCGTGACCGACGTCCACGCTCACCTCCTTCTGCCTGAGCTGCACGCCGAGATAGAGCGCCGCGATCCCGAAGGCGTCGCGGCCGCCGCCGCTCTCGAGCTGCGCCGCAACGGCACCGAGAGCCTCCAGGTCTCCGGGCCGATGGTGGGCGCACGCATCCCCAGGCTCACCGACGTGGATGTTCGCCTCGCGGCGATGGACGCGCAGGGCGTGGACCGGCAATGGGTCAGCGTCTCGCCGAATCACTTCTACCCGTGGGCCAGCGAGCAGCTCGCCGTCTGGATCGCGCAGGAGACGAACCGCCTCGTTGCGGAGCACGTCGGCAAGTCAGCGGACCGGCTTACGGGGCTCGGCGTCGTTCCGCTTCAGCATCCGGCTCGGATTCTCGAGTGCGTAGACGACGCCGTCCTCGGTCGCGGACTTGCCGGGGTGGAGATCTCCTCGTTCGCCGGGGACGTGGAGCTGTCGGACCCTCGCCTCGAGCCGTTCTGGTCACGCGTAGAGGAACTCGGGGCGATCGTCTTCCTCCATCCCTTCGGCTGCAGTCTCGACGAGCGGCTCGACCGCTTCTACCTGGCGAACACCGTCGGGCAGCCAGTCGAGAACGCCGTGGCATTGTCGCATCTGATCTTCTCGGGCGTGCTGGACCGTCATCCGCGTCTGAAGCTTGTCGTTGCTCACGGCGGCGGATACCTGCCGACGGCGATCGGGCGCTCCGACCACGCGTGGCGGGTGCGCTCAGACGCCCGGCACTGCGACCACGAGCCGTCGTCCTATCTGCGCCGAATCTGGTTCGACACGGTCGTTCACGACTCCCGCGCGCTCCGGACTCTCGTGGAAGTCGCCGGCGCCGATCGGATCGTGCTCGGCAGCGACTTCCCCTTCGACATGGGGCTCGAGGATCCCGTCGCGGCGATCGATCGCGCAGGGCTGCCTGACGAGGTTGCACTGGCGGTCCTCTCGCTGAACGCGGCGGGTCTGCTCGAAAGCCGCGTGCGCGCATGA
- a CDS encoding FAD-dependent monooxygenase, whose protein sequence is MTAVRNVAIAGSGVAAMATAIQLAKSGVDVDLFERKTGLTTVGSGISLQGNALRVFDALGVWEDIRAAGFPFEGLNLRAPGPGAPIVAELPDVKTGGPDYPAAMGMPRSDLARILHRHAEQAGAHVHFDSEVTGVIQGGGGVEVLLNNASAGTYDLLIGADGVHSAVRGLVGIETEPTPTGMGIWRAFVSRPAEVERTELYYGGPVFIAGYTPTGDGTMYAFLVEKAQDRQGISAEDATRIMLDESRAYGGPWNSIRDDLAAGAAANYTWFTQHLVPAPWNRGNVVIIGDAAHSCPPTIAQGAAQGLEDALVLTELLVTRDTLDQQLWDDFHARRLPRASAVVEASVQLGQWQLDGVRDADVPGLMFSVARQMAEPA, encoded by the coding sequence ATGACCGCAGTGCGCAACGTTGCGATCGCCGGGAGCGGTGTCGCCGCGATGGCCACCGCAATTCAGCTCGCCAAGTCGGGCGTCGACGTCGATCTTTTCGAACGCAAGACCGGGTTGACGACGGTCGGCTCGGGCATCTCATTGCAGGGCAACGCTCTGCGGGTGTTCGATGCGCTCGGCGTCTGGGAAGACATCCGTGCTGCCGGATTCCCGTTCGAAGGCTTGAATCTTCGCGCTCCCGGCCCGGGCGCGCCGATCGTCGCGGAGCTCCCCGATGTGAAGACAGGCGGACCGGACTACCCCGCTGCGATGGGGATGCCCCGGTCGGACCTCGCGCGCATCCTGCACCGTCACGCCGAACAGGCCGGAGCGCACGTGCACTTCGACAGCGAGGTGACCGGAGTGATCCAAGGGGGCGGCGGTGTCGAAGTCCTCTTGAACAATGCGAGTGCCGGCACGTACGACCTGCTGATCGGTGCGGACGGCGTTCACTCGGCCGTCCGTGGACTCGTGGGCATCGAGACGGAGCCGACGCCGACGGGCATGGGCATCTGGCGCGCATTCGTCTCGCGACCCGCAGAAGTCGAGCGAACCGAACTCTACTACGGCGGCCCCGTCTTCATCGCGGGGTACACCCCGACTGGCGACGGCACCATGTACGCCTTTCTGGTCGAGAAGGCGCAGGACCGCCAGGGAATCAGCGCGGAGGACGCGACGCGGATCATGCTCGACGAGTCCCGCGCCTACGGGGGCCCGTGGAACTCGATCCGCGATGACCTCGCCGCCGGAGCCGCCGCGAACTACACCTGGTTCACCCAGCACCTCGTGCCCGCGCCATGGAATCGAGGAAACGTCGTGATCATCGGGGATGCCGCGCACAGCTGCCCCCCGACGATCGCGCAGGGCGCCGCCCAGGGCCTCGAGGATGCGCTCGTCCTCACGGAGCTTCTGGTCACCCGCGACACCCTCGATCAGCAGCTGTGGGACGACTTCCATGCGCGGCGTCTGCCACGTGCGTCGGCGGTAGTCGAAGCATCCGTCCAGCTCGGCCAATGGCAGCTCGACGGCGTCCGCGACGCGGACGTACCTGGGCTGATGTTCTCCGTCGCACGACAGATGGCGGAACCGGCATGA
- a CDS encoding cyclase family protein has product MNPPSESPADIDRSDPESEVAARAAAYRNWGRWGHDDVLGTLNFIDAAKRREAAGLVRQGEVISLSQAFDTDGPQRGWRRRTNPVHTMTDTGVDAERGNQGFPHGIGGADDVIAMPLQCSTQWDGLGHIFDHGMAWNGRRAGDVVTSEGDLVTGIEHAAAAIVSRGVLLDVGAHLRPDDAELPDGYAISAAELDDCAAAQGVSVGRGDIVLVRTGRLARARREGWGEYAGGPSAGLSLTTAGWLHRSEIAAIATDTWGFEVRPNEFDAPSFQPLHQVVIPNIGLTIGEMWDLDALAVSCRARRRWDFLLSAPPLPITGAVGSPINPVAVF; this is encoded by the coding sequence GTGAATCCGCCCAGCGAGTCGCCCGCCGACATCGACCGCTCCGATCCCGAGAGCGAAGTGGCGGCCCGAGCCGCCGCCTATCGCAACTGGGGGCGCTGGGGCCACGACGATGTGCTGGGCACACTGAATTTCATCGACGCGGCCAAGCGGAGAGAGGCTGCCGGGCTCGTTCGCCAGGGAGAGGTCATCTCGCTCTCGCAGGCCTTCGACACCGATGGCCCGCAGCGCGGTTGGCGGCGCCGCACTAACCCCGTGCACACGATGACCGACACGGGAGTCGATGCCGAGCGGGGCAATCAGGGCTTCCCGCACGGAATCGGCGGTGCGGACGACGTCATCGCGATGCCGCTCCAGTGCTCGACCCAGTGGGACGGGCTCGGTCACATCTTCGACCACGGCATGGCCTGGAACGGCCGTCGCGCCGGCGATGTCGTCACGAGCGAGGGCGACCTCGTCACGGGCATCGAGCACGCTGCCGCCGCCATCGTCTCCCGCGGAGTGCTCCTCGACGTCGGCGCGCACCTTCGCCCCGACGATGCGGAGCTTCCCGACGGCTACGCCATCAGCGCCGCCGAACTCGATGACTGCGCCGCCGCTCAGGGCGTGTCGGTCGGACGCGGAGACATCGTCCTCGTTCGTACCGGACGGCTCGCCCGGGCGCGCCGGGAGGGGTGGGGTGAGTACGCCGGAGGGCCGTCCGCGGGCCTGTCGCTCACCACCGCCGGCTGGCTCCACCGGTCGGAGATCGCCGCCATCGCGACGGACACCTGGGGGTTCGAGGTGCGGCCGAACGAGTTCGATGCCCCGAGCTTCCAGCCTCTGCACCAGGTCGTCATCCCCAACATCGGTCTCACGATCGGCGAGATGTGGGATCTGGATGCCCTCGCGGTGTCGTGTCGAGCGCGGAGACGCTGGGACTTCCTGCTCTCCGCGCCGCCTCTGCCGATCACCGGAGCCGTCGGCTCGCCCATCAACCCTGTCGCCGTCTTCTGA
- a CDS encoding fumarylacetoacetate hydrolase family protein — MASTPPPVPFALARFRDGDVARLGLVVGDRVRAVDDADLGAGGLNEFLAAPDWQRLSTLAESTAGRWLALSEVTLIAPVEPRQVLQTGANYRQHVIELVAAGLTQDSSRTPDEARAFAAQLMDDRAANGEPYFFVGMPACVVGDDVPLKLPGYSDVHDWELELAVVIGREAFRVDREQAMGHVAGYTIVNDITTRDLVFRKDMKEIGTDWYRAKNAPGFLPTGPFLVPAAFVDAGDVRLRLELNGEVMQDATTRDLLFDIPSLVAGASQTMPLLPGDLLLTGSPAGNGQHWKRFLKDGDVMAGSIDGLGTQIVHVTAEAAE; from the coding sequence ATGGCTTCGACTCCACCGCCCGTTCCGTTCGCGCTCGCCCGATTCCGCGACGGCGACGTGGCCCGCCTCGGCCTCGTCGTGGGAGACCGCGTCCGAGCGGTCGACGACGCCGACCTCGGTGCCGGGGGCCTCAACGAGTTCCTCGCCGCACCGGACTGGCAGCGCCTGTCCACGCTCGCCGAGAGCACTGCGGGGCGATGGCTCGCGCTTTCCGAAGTCACTCTCATCGCTCCCGTGGAGCCGCGGCAGGTGCTGCAGACCGGTGCGAACTACCGGCAGCACGTGATCGAACTCGTCGCCGCGGGTCTGACGCAGGACTCCTCACGGACTCCGGACGAAGCGCGTGCCTTCGCGGCTCAGCTGATGGACGACCGAGCGGCGAACGGGGAGCCCTACTTCTTCGTCGGGATGCCCGCCTGCGTCGTCGGCGACGACGTGCCGCTGAAGCTGCCGGGTTACAGCGACGTCCACGACTGGGAGCTCGAACTGGCCGTCGTGATCGGGCGCGAAGCGTTCCGGGTCGATCGTGAGCAGGCGATGGGGCACGTGGCGGGCTACACGATCGTCAACGACATCACCACGCGTGACCTCGTGTTCCGCAAGGACATGAAGGAGATCGGCACGGACTGGTACCGCGCGAAGAACGCCCCCGGCTTCCTGCCGACCGGTCCGTTCCTCGTCCCTGCTGCATTCGTCGACGCCGGCGACGTGCGGCTGCGCCTGGAGCTGAACGGTGAAGTGATGCAGGATGCCACGACTCGCGACCTGCTGTTCGACATCCCGTCGCTCGTCGCGGGGGCGTCACAGACGATGCCGCTTCTTCCGGGTGACCTGCTCCTGACCGGGAGCCCCGCCGGCAACGGTCAGCATTGGAAGCGGTTCCTGAAGGACGGAGATGTCATGGCCGGTTCCATCGACGGGCTCGGCACGCAGATCGTCCATGTCACCGCGGAGGCTGCCGAGTGA
- a CDS encoding VOC family protein, with amino-acid sequence MIKLLSHLSYVAITSPDVEASVAFYESQVGLTVVDRIDGAVYLRCWGDYYAYSVVVVPGDEPSLKTMAWRTSSLEALEEAAKRIETAGIVGEWIDVPHIGRAFRFIGPWGHSMTLHWDVTRHHDTDGNSASIYPDRPSRRSKVAGAPRQLDHVTIATSDVDAFAAWYNEVLGFRIMARTVLDEAPISVFSVLTTNEKSHDLGVVLDGSTRAGRVNHYAFWVDTREELLIAADVLMENGIPIEYGPSIHGIGEQNFLYYREPSTLRIELNTGGYRNYVPDWQPNTWKPSLGSNNLYRNSAMPMSMTESFPPADGPSATEEGVPDEIKDALFNPYAKHGQG; translated from the coding sequence ATGATCAAGCTGCTCTCCCACCTGTCGTACGTCGCGATCACGTCGCCGGATGTCGAGGCATCAGTCGCGTTCTACGAGTCGCAGGTCGGTCTGACCGTCGTCGATCGCATCGACGGCGCCGTCTACCTCCGTTGCTGGGGCGACTACTACGCGTACTCTGTCGTCGTGGTTCCCGGCGACGAGCCGTCGCTGAAGACGATGGCCTGGCGCACGTCGAGCCTGGAAGCGCTGGAGGAAGCCGCCAAGCGGATCGAGACAGCCGGCATCGTGGGCGAGTGGATCGACGTGCCGCATATCGGCCGGGCGTTCCGTTTCATCGGTCCGTGGGGCCACAGCATGACCCTTCACTGGGACGTCACGCGTCATCACGACACCGACGGTAACTCGGCCTCCATCTACCCCGACCGCCCCTCCCGCCGCAGCAAGGTTGCCGGCGCACCGCGCCAGCTCGACCATGTCACCATCGCAACCAGCGATGTCGATGCCTTCGCCGCCTGGTACAACGAGGTGCTCGGCTTCCGCATCATGGCGCGAACCGTCCTCGACGAGGCACCGATCTCCGTGTTCTCCGTCCTCACGACCAACGAGAAGTCGCATGACCTCGGAGTCGTCCTCGACGGGTCCACGCGCGCAGGTCGCGTCAACCACTACGCGTTCTGGGTCGACACCCGAGAGGAGCTCCTCATCGCCGCCGACGTGCTCATGGAGAACGGCATCCCGATCGAGTACGGTCCCTCCATCCACGGCATCGGCGAGCAGAACTTCCTCTACTACCGCGAACCGTCCACTCTGCGCATCGAGCTCAACACCGGCGGCTACCGCAACTACGTGCCGGACTGGCAGCCGAACACCTGGAAGCCGTCGCTCGGCTCGAACAACCTCTACCGCAACAGCGCGATGCCGATGTCGATGACGGAGTCCTTCCCGCCGGCCGATGGCCCGAGCGCCACGGAGGAAGGCGTGCCTGACGAGATCAAGGACGCCCTTTTCAACCCGTACGCCAAGCACGGCCAGGGCTGA
- a CDS encoding LysR family transcriptional regulator → MTDRPSLARLDLNLLIALDALLTERSVTKAAQQLHLSQPALSASLARLRAHFNDPILARQGNSYELTPLALRLAEHTSTALDSARRVFESQAEWSPADSTREFSVYGSDYSFATVGRAACAIASERAPGVRFRFMLHTPAVIDDVENRLRSVDGMMIPHGFLTDLPYLDLWRDRWLIVAAIENERVREGLTLEALGELPWVFTYQSRSAFTSASRQLQQLGIEPHVEAVVESFLALPHFIAGTDRLGLVQAGLSDSLLGSGDVRLIEPPFDATPVLNALWWHPVHGRDPEHTWMRGIFAEAAATLSAPTHG, encoded by the coding sequence GTGACCGATCGCCCCTCTCTCGCCCGCCTCGATCTCAACCTGCTCATCGCGCTCGACGCGCTCCTCACCGAGCGCAGCGTCACGAAGGCGGCGCAGCAGCTGCATCTCAGCCAGCCCGCCCTGTCGGCCTCCCTCGCGCGACTCCGGGCGCACTTCAATGACCCGATCCTCGCGCGACAGGGGAACTCCTACGAGCTCACGCCGCTGGCGCTCAGGCTCGCCGAGCACACATCTACAGCACTCGACTCCGCGCGGCGGGTCTTCGAGAGCCAGGCGGAGTGGTCGCCGGCTGATTCCACGCGCGAGTTCTCGGTCTACGGATCGGACTACAGCTTCGCAACAGTCGGGCGGGCCGCCTGCGCAATCGCCTCCGAGCGCGCGCCGGGTGTCCGCTTCCGATTCATGCTGCACACCCCAGCGGTCATCGACGATGTCGAGAACCGATTGCGCTCCGTCGACGGCATGATGATCCCCCACGGCTTCCTGACCGACCTGCCGTACCTGGATCTGTGGCGAGACCGGTGGCTCATCGTGGCAGCCATCGAGAACGAGCGCGTGCGTGAGGGCCTCACCCTGGAGGCGCTCGGCGAGCTGCCCTGGGTCTTCACCTACCAGTCCCGCAGCGCATTCACGTCGGCCAGCCGCCAGCTGCAGCAGCTCGGCATCGAACCGCACGTCGAGGCCGTGGTGGAGAGTTTCCTCGCGCTCCCCCACTTCATCGCCGGTACGGATCGACTCGGCCTCGTTCAAGCAGGGTTGAGCGACTCCCTGCTCGGGTCGGGCGATGTGCGACTGATCGAGCCGCCATTCGATGCGACGCCGGTGCTCAACGCCTTGTGGTGGCATCCCGTCCATGGGCGGGATCCCGAGCACACCTGGATGCGCGGGATCTTCGCTGAGGCCGCAGCGACGTTGTCGGCGCCGACCCACGGGTGA
- a CDS encoding MFS transporter, which produces MTETLPPPEARATRRAGVWQGILLLAGSCMPVLGSVLITPVLPQLSEHFADVAGSDILVPMIVAIPALIIAIFAPFAGQVVDRVGRKTLLIIAMFAYAIVGTAPAWLEALPAILFSRVLVGVCEAAIMTVCTTLIVDYFHEPARRNKYLGLQTVTTTLAATVFIALGGALGVGGWHTPFWVYAISIVIAIPMIISLWEPKGDPSDKHAAVGAKVKVPWRSIWVKLLVTLFGGFTFYVLIIETSYLVVGTGVPANDTATIGIVAAAASLATAIGGFVFARVSKLAPGRLLPIAFGLQALGMILIWVFPGFVGIIVGAILAGFGSGLLLPSMLTWVVASTRFEERGRVTGWWNTAFYLGQFLTPILIGVLAAAVGGLPIAVGIVGVTAAVMAVLVGVGIRRTPAEV; this is translated from the coding sequence ATGACCGAAACCCTCCCACCCCCCGAGGCGCGCGCCACCCGACGCGCAGGCGTCTGGCAAGGCATCCTGCTGCTCGCGGGCAGCTGCATGCCCGTCCTCGGATCCGTCCTCATCACCCCCGTGCTGCCACAGCTGTCGGAGCACTTCGCCGATGTCGCCGGCTCCGACATCCTGGTCCCGATGATCGTCGCGATTCCGGCACTCATCATCGCGATCTTCGCACCGTTCGCCGGCCAGGTCGTCGACCGCGTCGGCCGCAAGACCCTGCTGATCATCGCGATGTTCGCCTACGCGATCGTGGGAACCGCTCCCGCCTGGCTGGAGGCGCTCCCCGCGATCCTGTTCAGCCGCGTACTCGTCGGGGTCTGCGAAGCAGCGATCATGACCGTGTGCACCACCCTGATCGTCGACTACTTCCACGAGCCTGCTCGCCGGAACAAGTACCTCGGACTCCAGACCGTGACCACGACTCTCGCGGCGACCGTGTTCATCGCACTCGGCGGTGCGCTGGGCGTCGGTGGATGGCACACGCCCTTCTGGGTCTACGCCATCAGCATCGTCATCGCGATCCCGATGATCATCTCGCTATGGGAGCCCAAGGGCGACCCGAGCGACAAGCATGCCGCTGTCGGAGCCAAGGTCAAGGTGCCGTGGCGCAGCATCTGGGTGAAGCTGCTCGTCACCCTTTTCGGCGGGTTCACCTTCTACGTCCTGATCATCGAAACGTCCTACCTCGTGGTCGGAACGGGAGTCCCTGCCAACGACACCGCCACCATCGGCATCGTCGCCGCCGCGGCGTCGCTCGCCACCGCTATCGGTGGCTTCGTCTTCGCGAGGGTGTCGAAGCTCGCGCCGGGTCGTCTGCTTCCGATCGCGTTCGGGCTGCAGGCGCTCGGAATGATCCTGATCTGGGTCTTCCCAGGCTTCGTGGGCATCATCGTCGGCGCCATCCTGGCCGGGTTCGGTTCGGGCCTCCTGCTGCCGTCGATGCTGACATGGGTCGTCGCCTCCACGCGATTCGAAGAGCGCGGGCGCGTCACCGGCTGGTGGAACACGGCCTTCTACCTCGGCCAGTTCCTGACCCCGATCCTCATCGGAGTGCTCGCCGCTGCCGTCGGCGGCCTGCCGATCGCGGTCGGGATCGTGGGCGTCACGGCGGCAGTGATGGCCGTGCTGGTGGGAGTAGGGATCAGACGCACACCCGCAGAGGTCTAG
- a CDS encoding adenylyl cyclase encodes MGADADADGQRGKFMAITARARRRRVLGGVLTAALVVSGFTVATPAFAHGGSDDRNPDFGPNVIVVDPSMSTAQINALIAPVAGNPFRQILFKPGSYGSSAGADDPSTATDIVLAALPVNTAVAGLGATPTDTDINGALYVNSRGFANLGTFYRSLTNLSINPIQPGFAAHTMNWVTSQTAPFRRVNLEGNVNLMDEPPSGPAFGSHFMNTRIEGDVFLGEGRNTADGPGTWSQGMYFVRNSEIGGEWDGFGGVYLFSGVKGAPRTDFGPATSRRDSGDRISLDRTPITREAPFLYLDRGRYKVFVPDAEKNTRGVDWRVGRGKGESHSLSDFYLAKPVDTASQINAQLAKGKHLILTPGRYFLDQPLNITRSDTVVMGLGFATLVASAGTAAVRVGDVPGVILSSFNIDAGTVNSDVLLQVGNAKRKSGKASNPTTLTDVHILVPNPGKATTTAVINQDHVLIDGSWMKRADSGWTTSLADHGLIVNGDSVSAYGLWLEHYQKTQILWNGENGRVIFLQNEPPYDPPSQAAWMNGAKEGYPFLKVADDVRSFQADGVHSWSRFTGGGNTCTCYLSSAIETPVSKGVTFNGAAAFVISFPNSRGGYRHIFNDVGPAVDGTPYHLTSALPQSDLWGISADQRIARYPLKSDLRR; translated from the coding sequence ATGGGCGCCGATGCCGATGCCGATGGACAGAGAGGAAAGTTCATGGCCATCACCGCACGTGCACGCCGACGTCGCGTCTTGGGAGGAGTGTTGACCGCCGCCCTGGTCGTATCAGGCTTCACCGTCGCCACTCCCGCGTTCGCTCACGGCGGCTCGGACGACCGAAACCCGGACTTCGGGCCGAATGTGATCGTCGTCGACCCGTCGATGTCGACGGCTCAGATCAACGCACTGATCGCGCCGGTCGCAGGCAACCCTTTCCGGCAGATCTTGTTCAAGCCGGGATCCTATGGCAGTAGCGCGGGTGCGGACGACCCCAGCACCGCAACAGATATCGTCCTCGCAGCGCTGCCCGTGAATACGGCTGTGGCGGGCCTCGGGGCGACGCCGACCGATACCGATATCAACGGCGCGCTGTATGTCAACAGCCGAGGATTTGCGAATCTCGGAACGTTCTATCGCTCGCTGACCAACCTCAGCATCAACCCGATCCAGCCGGGGTTCGCAGCGCACACAATGAACTGGGTGACGTCGCAGACGGCTCCATTCCGAAGGGTGAACCTGGAGGGGAATGTGAACCTGATGGACGAGCCCCCGTCGGGGCCGGCATTCGGGAGCCACTTCATGAACACCAGGATCGAGGGAGACGTCTTCCTCGGCGAGGGACGCAACACAGCCGACGGCCCGGGTACGTGGTCGCAGGGCATGTACTTCGTCCGCAACAGCGAGATCGGCGGCGAGTGGGACGGTTTCGGCGGTGTATATCTCTTCTCCGGGGTGAAGGGAGCCCCGCGTACAGATTTCGGGCCCGCTACCTCGCGGCGCGACTCGGGTGACCGGATCAGCCTCGACAGGACGCCGATCACGCGCGAAGCCCCGTTCCTCTATCTGGACCGCGGGCGCTACAAGGTGTTCGTCCCGGACGCGGAGAAGAACACCCGCGGCGTGGACTGGCGTGTCGGGCGAGGTAAAGGCGAGTCTCACTCGCTGAGCGATTTCTATCTTGCGAAGCCTGTCGACACGGCGTCGCAGATCAACGCACAGCTCGCGAAGGGAAAGCACCTGATCCTCACGCCGGGGCGGTACTTCCTCGACCAGCCGCTGAACATCACGCGCTCGGACACCGTCGTGATGGGCCTCGGATTCGCCACGCTGGTCGCCTCCGCCGGCACCGCTGCCGTTCGCGTCGGCGATGTCCCCGGCGTGATCCTCTCGAGCTTCAACATCGACGCCGGGACCGTGAACTCGGACGTGCTCCTGCAGGTGGGGAATGCCAAGAGGAAGTCGGGCAAGGCCTCCAACCCCACCACGCTGACCGATGTGCACATCCTCGTGCCGAACCCCGGAAAGGCGACCACCACGGCGGTGATCAACCAGGACCACGTGCTGATAGACGGTTCGTGGATGAAGCGCGCCGACAGCGGCTGGACCACCTCTCTCGCCGACCACGGCCTCATCGTCAACGGTGACAGCGTCTCCGCGTACGGGCTCTGGCTTGAGCACTACCAGAAGACTCAGATCCTCTGGAACGGCGAGAACGGTCGCGTGATCTTCCTCCAGAACGAGCCTCCCTATGACCCGCCGAGCCAAGCCGCATGGATGAACGGCGCAAAGGAGGGCTACCCCTTCCTGAAGGTCGCTGACGACGTGCGATCGTTCCAGGCCGACGGAGTGCACAGCTGGTCGCGCTTCACGGGCGGAGGCAATACCTGCACGTGCTATCTGTCCAGCGCCATCGAGACCCCGGTGAGCAAGGGCGTGACGTTCAACGGCGCGGCGGCGTTCGTCATCAGCTTCCCGAACTCGCGAGGCGGATATCGTCACATCTTCAACGACGTCGGGCCGGCCGTAGATGGCACGCCGTATCACCTGACGTCCGCCCTTCCGCAATCCGACCTGTGGGGAATCAGCGCCGATCAGCGCATCGCCCGCTATCCCCTGAAATCGGACCTGCGCAGGTAG